A part of Streptomyces sp. NBC_01235 genomic DNA contains:
- the uraH gene encoding hydroxyisourate hydrolase: MSTSTTASVSTHILDTSVGRPAQGVAVRLAARGGGSAHYGQGGDWQALGGSETDADGRCKDLPALPEGTTHVRLDFAVEAYFENSANQKADTQQDAPANRDSGATGVFFPEVAITFAVVPGEHYHVPLLLNPFGYSVYRGS, from the coding sequence ATGAGCACCAGCACCACCGCCTCGGTGTCCACCCACATCCTGGACACCTCCGTCGGCCGCCCCGCCCAGGGTGTCGCCGTCCGGCTCGCGGCCCGCGGTGGCGGGTCCGCCCACTACGGGCAGGGCGGAGACTGGCAGGCGCTCGGCGGTTCCGAGACCGACGCGGACGGCCGGTGCAAGGATCTCCCGGCACTGCCGGAGGGGACCACCCACGTGCGGCTCGACTTCGCGGTCGAGGCGTACTTCGAGAATTCCGCGAACCAGAAGGCCGATACGCAGCAGGACGCCCCCGCGAATCGGGACAGCGGTGCCACAGGCGTGTTCTTCCCGGAGGTGGCGATCACCTTCGCCGTCGTGCCCGGCGAGCACTACCACGTACCGCTGCTGCTCAACCCGTTCGGCTACTCCGTATACCGAGGGAGCTAG
- a CDS encoding aspartate/glutamate racemase family protein has protein sequence MDVPDLETIKEWMGEYFHEHAGEFATALGLARAIRALRSSGRRAQGSRSERARGPRSVVLINANGSAAATETMTELARRTLRPEDGFFVHGVTAADGPRPSGASVDPRAAVPQVLAAALRARPDTTDAFVVSDFGDQAATELRAVLRVPVVGMGEAALLEASSARFGVAAGTPGLAESIAARIDALGLASRCTGIRVAGDGAEALVPDPGELRARWATAVTQCVDQDGARTVIVAGGEVAEGAGESLAVPLICPVAAACRRVRSLLG, from the coding sequence GTGGACGTTCCGGACCTGGAGACGATCAAGGAGTGGATGGGCGAGTACTTCCACGAGCACGCTGGGGAGTTCGCGACGGCGTTGGGACTCGCCCGCGCGATCCGAGCTCTCCGCTCGTCTGGGAGGCGTGCTCAGGGTTCGCGGTCCGAGAGGGCCCGCGGCCCCAGGAGCGTCGTTCTGATCAACGCGAACGGGTCGGCCGCCGCGACCGAGACGATGACGGAACTGGCCCGGCGTACCCTCCGCCCTGAGGACGGGTTCTTCGTACACGGCGTGACGGCGGCCGACGGCCCGCGCCCCAGCGGGGCGTCGGTGGATCCGCGTGCCGCCGTCCCGCAGGTACTCGCGGCCGCGCTGCGGGCACGGCCGGACACCACCGACGCGTTCGTGGTGTCGGACTTCGGCGACCAGGCCGCGACGGAACTGCGTGCCGTCCTTCGCGTGCCGGTCGTGGGTATGGGGGAGGCCGCGTTGCTGGAGGCGTCATCCGCACGGTTCGGAGTGGCCGCAGGCACTCCGGGCCTGGCGGAGTCAATCGCCGCGCGCATCGACGCGCTCGGGCTGGCTTCCCGCTGTACCGGAATCCGGGTCGCCGGCGACGGGGCGGAAGCACTGGTACCTGATCCGGGTGAGCTGCGGGCCCGATGGGCGACCGCCGTCACGCAGTGCGTCGACCAGGACGGGGCCAGGACGGTGATCGTGGCAGGCGGCGAGGTGGCAGAAGGCGCAGGCGAGAGTCTTGCCGTACCGCTCATCTGCCCCGTGGCAGCCGCTTGTCGCAGGGTACGGAGTCTGCTGGGGTGA
- a CDS encoding 8-oxoguanine deaminase — protein MAQRIVIENAAIATVDAQDTEYATGYVVIAGNRVESLGAGTAPADLDDVVRRIDATGHLITPGLVNTHHHFYQWITRGLATDHNLFDWLVALYPTWARIDEQMVRAAAQGSLAMMARGGVTTAMDHHYVFPRGSGDLSGAIIGAARDMGVRFTLARGSMDRSEKDGGLPPDFAVETLEGALAATEETVKQHHDASFDAMTQVAVAPCSPFSVSTELLCQGAELARRLGVRLHTHGSETVEEEKFCHELFGMGPTDYFESTGWLGEDVWMAHCVHMNDSDIDAFARTKTGVAHCPSSNARLAAGIARVPDMLAAGVPVGLGVDGTASNESGELHTELRNALLINRLGAHREAALNARQALRLGTFGGAQVLGRAREIGSLEPGKLADLVLWRLDTLAHASIADPVTALVFGAAAPVTASFVNGRQIVEEGCLLHADEDAIARSTRDEAQRLARIAAQG, from the coding sequence ATGGCACAGCGCATCGTCATCGAGAACGCGGCGATCGCCACCGTGGACGCGCAGGACACCGAGTACGCCACCGGGTACGTCGTCATCGCCGGCAACCGCGTCGAGTCGCTCGGTGCGGGCACGGCCCCAGCGGACCTGGACGACGTCGTACGACGGATCGACGCCACCGGACACCTGATCACCCCCGGACTGGTCAACACCCACCACCACTTCTACCAGTGGATCACCCGAGGCCTGGCCACCGACCACAACCTCTTCGACTGGCTCGTCGCCCTCTACCCCACCTGGGCGCGCATCGACGAGCAGATGGTCCGCGCGGCGGCCCAGGGCTCCCTCGCGATGATGGCCCGCGGCGGCGTCACCACCGCCATGGACCACCACTACGTGTTCCCCAGGGGATCCGGCGACCTGTCCGGCGCGATCATCGGCGCCGCCCGCGACATGGGCGTCCGCTTCACCCTCGCCCGCGGCTCCATGGACCGCAGCGAGAAGGACGGCGGCCTGCCCCCGGACTTCGCCGTCGAGACCCTCGAAGGCGCCCTCGCCGCGACCGAGGAGACCGTCAAGCAGCATCACGACGCCTCCTTCGACGCGATGACCCAGGTCGCCGTCGCCCCCTGCTCACCCTTCTCCGTCTCCACCGAACTGTTGTGCCAGGGCGCCGAGTTGGCCCGCCGCCTCGGCGTGCGCCTGCACACCCACGGCTCGGAGACGGTCGAGGAGGAGAAGTTCTGCCACGAGCTGTTCGGCATGGGCCCGACCGACTACTTCGAGTCCACCGGCTGGCTCGGCGAGGACGTGTGGATGGCGCACTGCGTCCACATGAACGACTCCGACATCGACGCCTTCGCCCGGACGAAGACAGGTGTCGCCCACTGCCCGTCGTCCAACGCCCGGCTGGCGGCCGGCATCGCCCGCGTCCCCGACATGCTGGCGGCCGGCGTCCCGGTCGGCCTCGGCGTCGACGGCACGGCGTCCAACGAGTCCGGCGAACTCCACACCGAGCTGCGCAACGCCCTCCTCATCAACCGCCTCGGCGCACACCGGGAAGCCGCCCTGAACGCCCGTCAGGCACTGCGCCTGGGCACCTTCGGCGGAGCCCAAGTCCTGGGGCGGGCACGGGAGATCGGCTCACTGGAGCCGGGCAAGCTTGCCGACCTGGTGCTGTGGAGGCTGGACACCCTCGCCCACGCCTCCATCGCCGACCCGGTGACCGCCCTGGTCTTCGGGGCGGCGGCCCCGGTCACCGCCTCCTTCGTGAACGGCCGTCAGATCGTCGAGGAGGGATGCCTGTTGCACGCCGACGAGGACGCCATCGCCCGCTCCACACGTGACGAGGCACAGCGCCTGGCGCGGATCGCCGCGCAGGGCTGA
- the pucL gene encoding factor-independent urate hydroxylase, with the protein MPILGQNQYGKAENRVVKITRDGATHHIKDLNVSVSLSGDMDEVHYSGSNANVLPTDTTKNTVYAFAKEHGIESAEQFGIHLARHFVTSQEPIRTARIRIEEYAWERIETPESKHSFVRQGQETRLTQITFDGSSWEVVSGLKDLVVMNSTDSEFWGYVKDKYTTLPEAYDRILATQVSARWRFNWSDDEQRMPDWEESYEQTRKHMLQAFAETYSLSLQQTLYQMGSRIIDHRGEIDEVRFSLPNKHHFLVDLEPFGLKNATADGAVYFAADRPYGLIEATVLRDGVEARIPVDLTNL; encoded by the coding sequence ATGCCCATCCTGGGACAGAACCAGTACGGCAAGGCCGAGAACCGAGTCGTCAAGATCACGCGGGACGGCGCCACCCATCACATCAAGGACCTCAACGTGTCGGTGTCGCTGAGCGGCGACATGGACGAGGTCCACTACTCCGGCTCCAACGCCAACGTCCTGCCGACCGACACCACCAAGAACACGGTGTACGCGTTCGCCAAGGAGCACGGCATCGAGTCCGCCGAGCAGTTCGGCATCCACCTCGCCCGTCACTTCGTGACGAGTCAGGAGCCGATCAGGACGGCCCGGATCCGCATCGAGGAGTACGCCTGGGAGCGGATCGAGACCCCTGAGAGCAAGCACTCCTTCGTCCGTCAGGGACAGGAAACCCGCCTCACCCAGATCACTTTTGACGGATCGTCATGGGAGGTCGTCTCGGGGCTGAAGGACCTGGTGGTCATGAACTCCACCGACTCCGAGTTCTGGGGCTACGTCAAGGACAAGTACACGACGCTTCCCGAGGCCTACGACCGCATCCTGGCCACGCAGGTCTCCGCCCGCTGGCGCTTCAACTGGTCCGACGACGAGCAGCGGATGCCGGACTGGGAGGAGTCCTACGAGCAGACGAGGAAGCACATGCTCCAGGCCTTCGCCGAGACGTACTCGCTGTCGCTCCAGCAGACCCTGTACCAGATGGGCTCGCGGATCATCGACCACCGCGGCGAGATCGACGAGGTCCGCTTCTCGCTCCCCAACAAGCACCACTTCCTGGTGGACCTGGAGCCGTTCGGCCTGAAGAACGCCACCGCCGACGGAGCGGTCTACTTCGCCGCCGACCGCCCGTACGGCCTGATCGAGGCCACCGTCCTGCGCGACGGCGTCGAGGCGAGGATCCCGGTGGATCTCACCAACCTCTGA
- a CDS encoding MFS transporter → MTILDGNIVTVAMPAIQSDLGFSGPGLAWVVNAYLIPFGGLLLLVGRLGDLVGRKRMFTAGLAVFTAASVLCGLATSQGLLIAARAVQGVGGAMTSAVVLGMLVTLFPEPREQARAIAVFSAVGAAGGALGTFLGGALTQLLTWHWIFLINLPIGVVAWFAAVRVLAPESGAGLGRGADYPGAALVTSALMLTVYVIVGAGDRDAATTALLALLAAALFTGFVLRQARAARPLLRLRLFGSRLLSGANAVQVLMIATMFGFQFIGALYVQRVLGYSELATGTAFLPAPIAIGLLMLGLSARTMGRFGPYRVLLAGLVLITAGMALLSRAPADGSYAADFLPPMLLMSAGFAAAMPALTGLAMSGAREEDGGLASGLFNTTQVVGGSLGLAVLSTLAASQTDELLGEGSQLLPATAQGYQLAFRVASVIAATALVLAAAVLRTRRPQQDGG, encoded by the coding sequence ATGACGATCCTGGACGGCAACATCGTCACCGTGGCGATGCCCGCCATCCAGAGCGACCTCGGGTTCAGCGGCCCGGGCCTGGCCTGGGTCGTCAACGCCTACCTCATCCCCTTCGGGGGTCTGCTCCTGCTGGTCGGCCGACTCGGTGACCTGGTGGGCCGCAAGCGGATGTTCACGGCCGGCCTGGCGGTGTTCACCGCGGCGTCCGTACTGTGCGGGCTCGCCACCAGCCAGGGGCTGCTGATCGCGGCACGTGCCGTGCAGGGCGTCGGCGGGGCGATGACCTCGGCGGTGGTCCTGGGCATGCTGGTGACGCTGTTCCCCGAGCCGCGTGAACAGGCCCGTGCCATCGCGGTGTTCAGCGCGGTCGGCGCGGCGGGCGGCGCGCTCGGCACGTTCCTCGGCGGGGCGCTGACCCAACTCCTCACCTGGCACTGGATCTTCCTCATCAACCTGCCGATCGGCGTGGTGGCCTGGTTCGCGGCCGTCCGCGTCCTCGCCCCGGAGAGCGGCGCCGGGCTCGGCAGGGGCGCCGACTACCCGGGCGCGGCCCTCGTCACGAGCGCACTCATGCTGACGGTGTACGTCATCGTCGGCGCCGGCGACCGCGACGCCGCCACCACCGCGCTCCTCGCCCTGCTCGCCGCGGCCCTCTTCACCGGGTTCGTCCTCCGCCAGGCGAGGGCCGCGCGCCCGCTCCTGCGCCTGCGCCTGTTCGGCTCACGCCTGCTCAGCGGGGCGAACGCCGTCCAGGTGCTGATGATCGCGACGATGTTCGGCTTCCAGTTCATCGGCGCCCTGTACGTTCAACGGGTCCTCGGCTACAGCGAGTTGGCGACCGGCACGGCGTTCCTGCCGGCGCCGATCGCGATCGGCCTGCTGATGCTGGGCCTGTCCGCGCGGACCATGGGCCGCTTCGGCCCGTACCGCGTCCTGCTGGCCGGACTGGTGCTGATCACCGCCGGGATGGCGCTGCTGAGCCGGGCGCCGGCCGACGGTTCGTACGCCGCCGACTTCCTGCCTCCCATGCTCCTCATGTCCGCCGGTTTCGCCGCCGCGATGCCCGCGCTGACCGGTCTCGCCATGTCGGGGGCCCGGGAGGAGGACGGCGGACTGGCGTCCGGACTCTTCAACACCACCCAGGTGGTGGGCGGTTCACTCGGCCTCGCGGTCCTGTCGACGCTCGCCGCGAGCCAGACGGACGAACTGCTGGGTGAAGGCTCCCAGTTGCTCCCGGCCACGGCGCAGGGCTACCAACTGGCATTCCGGGTGGCCTCGGTGATCGCGGCGACGGCACTGGTACTGGCGGCGGCAGTACTGCGGACGAGGCGGCCGCAGCAGGACGGCGGCTGA
- a CDS encoding winged helix-turn-helix transcriptional regulator — protein MSQRNTGVTSQVVNAHACPVREVLDRVSGKWSVQILVATAHGPIRFTELERSIEGISRRMLTLTLRNLERDGLLTRTVHPTVPPKVEYELTPVARELHETLQRLTVWAERNRVYIAQARATYDTEQERELV, from the coding sequence ATGTCCCAGAGGAACACCGGTGTTACCTCGCAGGTGGTGAACGCGCACGCCTGCCCCGTCCGTGAAGTTCTTGACAGGGTCTCGGGGAAATGGAGCGTGCAGATCCTGGTCGCCACCGCGCACGGTCCCATCCGCTTCACCGAGTTGGAGCGCAGCATCGAGGGCATCAGCCGCCGCATGCTGACCCTGACGCTGCGCAACCTGGAGCGTGACGGACTCCTCACCCGCACCGTGCACCCGACGGTGCCGCCGAAGGTGGAGTACGAACTCACCCCGGTGGCCCGTGAGTTGCACGAGACCCTGCAACGCCTCACCGTCTGGGCGGAGCGCAACAGGGTCTACATCGCACAGGCGCGCGCGACGTACGACACCGAGCAGGAGCGGGAGTTGGTGTGA
- a CDS encoding AraC family transcriptional regulator codes for MTNALAEQALPIPSALRPWITGIGDVVVDRAPDDAFTHVPDTATKVVVRVEENGRLDTLVVGPRTRATYHAEPDKRLASCVQLRLAPGAVGPLLGVSAVDLVGRAVPAGDLPAPAAGRLARELTGAEPEEITARLADLLPPPTDGSRERLLRAAVDALSTRPDRTPAPVREVARELAVSERQLRNLFADGVGVSPKHYARIDRVRHVLTHAASAPWAELAAATGYYDQSHMTADFRTLMGVPPGAFFTGRLPRATPCRPFRQR; via the coding sequence GTGACGAACGCCCTTGCCGAGCAGGCCCTGCCCATCCCCTCCGCGTTGCGTCCCTGGATCACCGGCATCGGTGACGTCGTCGTCGACCGCGCCCCTGACGACGCCTTCACGCACGTACCGGACACGGCGACCAAGGTCGTCGTCCGCGTCGAGGAGAACGGCCGGCTCGACACGCTGGTCGTCGGCCCGCGTACGCGTGCCACCTATCACGCGGAACCTGACAAGCGCCTGGCGTCGTGCGTGCAACTGCGGCTGGCGCCGGGGGCGGTGGGCCCGTTGCTCGGAGTGTCGGCGGTGGACCTCGTGGGCCGGGCGGTGCCGGCCGGTGACCTGCCGGCCCCGGCCGCCGGCCGCCTGGCCCGCGAACTGACCGGTGCGGAACCGGAGGAGATCACCGCCCGCCTGGCCGACCTGCTGCCGCCGCCCACGGACGGCTCGCGCGAACGCCTGCTGCGGGCCGCCGTCGACGCCCTGTCGACCCGCCCCGACCGCACCCCCGCCCCCGTGCGGGAGGTGGCCCGCGAACTCGCTGTCAGCGAGCGCCAGTTGCGCAACCTGTTCGCCGACGGCGTCGGTGTCTCCCCCAAGCACTACGCCCGTATCGACCGTGTACGCCACGTCCTCACACACGCGGCCTCCGCCCCGTGGGCCGAACTCGCCGCCGCCACCGGCTACTACGACCAGTCACACATGACGGCCGACTTCCGCACCCTGATGGGCGTCCCGCCAGGGGCGTTCTTCACCGGCCGGCTGCCCCGCGCCACGCCCTGCCGGCCCTTCCGGCAGCGCTGA
- a CDS encoding NAD(P)H-binding protein, whose product MILVTGATGTIGSELVRHLAARGEKVRALTRDPAKARMPVGVEVARGDYLEPASLEAAMSGVTAAFLVGLPGPSAQHDEPLAAAARAAGVGRLVKLSAIGTGDPEVGPTGEWHVEGERAVRESGAQWVVLRPSSFASNTLSWAQAVRAGEPVPNMSGDGAQGVVDPRDVAEAAAVALLDERWAGRTYTLTGPETISAPGQAAVLADLLGRPVPTRDLALDQVRAYVLNWWQDEAVADGVAVSSAYVRRGGNAVVTEDVPELLGRPARTYREWALDHREAFGVG is encoded by the coding sequence ATGATCCTCGTGACCGGTGCCACGGGCACCATCGGCAGCGAACTCGTACGACACCTCGCGGCGCGCGGCGAGAAGGTGCGCGCCCTCACCCGCGACCCCGCGAAGGCCCGGATGCCCGTGGGCGTCGAGGTAGCGCGCGGGGACTACCTCGAACCCGCCTCCCTGGAGGCCGCGATGTCCGGTGTGACGGCCGCCTTCCTGGTGGGCCTGCCCGGGCCGTCCGCGCAGCACGACGAGCCGCTGGCGGCGGCGGCACGGGCGGCCGGCGTGGGCCGGCTGGTCAAGCTGTCCGCGATCGGCACCGGCGATCCCGAGGTGGGGCCCACCGGGGAGTGGCACGTCGAGGGCGAGCGGGCGGTCCGGGAGAGCGGCGCCCAGTGGGTCGTCCTACGGCCCTCCTCCTTCGCCTCGAACACGCTGAGCTGGGCGCAGGCCGTCCGGGCGGGCGAACCGGTGCCGAACATGAGCGGTGACGGAGCCCAAGGGGTCGTCGATCCGCGCGACGTCGCCGAGGCGGCCGCCGTCGCACTCCTCGACGAGCGCTGGGCGGGCCGGACGTACACGCTGACCGGGCCCGAGACCATCAGTGCGCCCGGCCAGGCCGCCGTCCTCGCCGATCTCCTGGGCCGCCCGGTCCCGACCCGCGACCTCGCCCTGGACCAGGTCCGCGCGTACGTCCTGAACTGGTGGCAGGACGAGGCCGTCGCCGACGGCGTCGCGGTGAGTTCCGCGTACGTCCGCCGGGGCGGCAACGCCGTCGTCACCGAGGACGTGCCGGAGCTGCTGGGGCGCCCGGCGCGGACGTACCGGGAGTGGGCGCTCGACCACCGGGAGGCGTTCGGGGTGGGGTGA